The proteins below are encoded in one region of Candidatus Methanomethylophilaceae archaeon:
- the ppk1 gene encoding polyphosphate kinase 1: MSRNLDEPGPDLYDEKYYINRELSWLEFNRRCLEQAEDASNPVLERVKFIAICCGNMDEFFMIRVPGIISKTPIPGPDYLGINRNLLLESISKTVQELVNRYAKCWDDIRQALADAGIRIAKVDDLVTDQMAWVSWFYRERIHPLLTPLALDVSHPFPFISNNSLNIAVKLSDPKGQHYARVKVPVGVLPRFIEVPSSKGTTLVMLEDIIESHISSLFPDREIEGAYTFRVTRNADVKVTIDEACDFMTSVEDAIEDRGVGFPVRMVAEKTMPDDMARLFAKNLKLSEVQVHKSEFVMLVDLWEIAGMNYPKLKDKTFEPYVPPELAEGTDIFAAIRQKDWILFHPYESFGTIVRFVAQAAEDPTVQSIKICLYRIGKDPSLVRALIRARENGKTVSVLMELRAKFDETNNIRWAKELEKIGVHVVFGPLDLKVHSKLLQVVRLEGSRLVRYTHMSSGNYNTSTAKQYGDISFLTANQEIGEDVGELFNALTGFFGPRMYKHLLVAPLTLKDSLIAKIDREISVHKEKGNGYIAMKANGLIDSDIIASLYKASIAGVKIDLNIRGLCCLRPGIPGISENIRVTSIVDRFLEHSRIYYFENGGDPEMYMGSSDMMPRNLLARVEVLFPVLDKDMLAMIRDCILKVHLADNVKAKKLLSDGSYVPVGREEGEKKLRSQEWFIKHRGSWHGSAER; encoded by the coding sequence ATGTCCCGGAACCTGGATGAGCCTGGGCCGGACCTGTACGATGAGAAATACTACATCAACAGGGAGCTTTCCTGGCTGGAATTCAACAGGAGATGCCTCGAGCAGGCTGAGGACGCATCGAATCCGGTTCTTGAGAGGGTGAAATTCATAGCGATATGCTGCGGGAACATGGACGAGTTCTTCATGATCCGCGTCCCCGGCATCATATCCAAGACCCCCATACCCGGCCCGGACTACTTGGGCATCAACAGGAATCTCCTTCTGGAATCCATCTCCAAGACTGTGCAGGAGCTGGTGAACAGATATGCCAAATGCTGGGACGACATCAGGCAGGCGCTGGCCGACGCCGGCATTAGGATAGCCAAGGTGGATGATCTTGTCACCGATCAGATGGCCTGGGTCTCCTGGTTCTATAGGGAGAGAATACACCCTCTGCTCACCCCGCTGGCCCTTGACGTGTCCCATCCGTTCCCTTTCATATCAAACAACTCGCTGAACATAGCCGTGAAGCTGTCCGACCCCAAAGGCCAGCACTATGCGAGAGTGAAAGTTCCCGTAGGCGTCCTGCCCAGATTCATAGAGGTCCCGTCCTCCAAAGGCACCACTCTTGTGATGCTGGAGGACATAATCGAGAGCCACATCTCTTCTCTGTTCCCGGACAGGGAGATCGAAGGGGCCTACACCTTCAGGGTCACCCGCAACGCCGATGTGAAAGTGACCATCGACGAGGCCTGCGATTTCATGACCTCGGTCGAAGACGCCATCGAAGACAGGGGAGTTGGTTTCCCGGTCAGGATGGTCGCCGAGAAGACGATGCCGGACGACATGGCCCGCCTTTTTGCGAAGAATCTCAAGCTCTCCGAGGTGCAAGTGCACAAATCGGAGTTCGTGATGCTGGTCGACCTCTGGGAGATTGCCGGGATGAACTACCCGAAGCTCAAAGACAAGACCTTCGAGCCCTACGTCCCGCCCGAGCTGGCTGAAGGAACCGACATCTTCGCCGCCATCAGGCAGAAGGATTGGATACTCTTCCATCCGTACGAATCCTTCGGGACCATCGTGCGCTTCGTGGCGCAGGCCGCCGAGGATCCCACCGTCCAGAGCATCAAAATTTGCCTTTACAGGATAGGGAAGGATCCGTCCCTCGTGCGTGCTCTTATAAGAGCGAGAGAGAACGGGAAGACCGTATCCGTTCTGATGGAGCTCCGCGCGAAATTCGACGAGACCAACAACATCCGCTGGGCCAAGGAGCTGGAGAAGATCGGAGTCCACGTGGTATTCGGGCCGCTGGACCTGAAAGTACATTCCAAGCTGCTGCAGGTGGTCCGCCTGGAAGGCAGCAGGCTGGTCAGATACACGCACATGAGCTCCGGGAATTACAACACCTCCACGGCCAAGCAATACGGCGACATATCGTTCCTGACGGCCAACCAGGAGATCGGAGAGGACGTGGGCGAGCTGTTCAACGCTCTCACCGGGTTTTTCGGGCCGAGGATGTACAAGCATCTTCTGGTCGCCCCTCTGACGCTGAAGGATTCCCTCATCGCCAAGATCGACAGGGAGATATCCGTCCACAAGGAGAAGGGGAACGGATACATCGCGATGAAGGCGAACGGGCTGATAGACTCTGACATCATAGCTTCGCTGTACAAGGCATCCATAGCCGGGGTAAAGATCGACCTGAACATCAGAGGCCTATGCTGCCTGAGACCGGGGATCCCGGGGATATCCGAGAACATCCGCGTGACGAGCATAGTCGACAGATTCCTCGAACATTCCAGGATCTATTACTTCGAGAACGGCGGGGACCCGGAGATGTACATGGGATCCTCCGACATGATGCCCCGCAACCTTCTGGCCAGAGTGGAAGTGCTGTTCCCCGTGCTCGACAAGGATATGCTGGCCATGATAAGGGACTGCATACTGAAGGTCCATCTCGCCGACAACGTGAAAGCAAAGAAGCTGCTGTCTGATGGGAGCTACGTCCCCGTGGGACGCGAAGAGGGCGAGAAGAAGTTGAGATCCCAGGAATGGTTCATCAAACACAGAGGATCGTGGCATGGATCCGCAGAGCGATGA
- a CDS encoding Ppx/GppA family phosphatase, which translates to MDPQSDETVGFIDIGTNSIHLSVVRYFGGTSGKAVFQDKEMIRLGKGLYSDGLIGRDTIRRAALIASRFSRVSKGMGADEVIAVATCAAREAPDGGELAKAISPYADVRIIPGAEEARLISLGIFGSDGPEERSLAIDIGGGSTEVIIAEKGRNLFIDSLSVGAVRFAYGLGIDVSGTVQAEDYDQLLREVDVRSYHALGMVRETGYSKAYGSSGTMIALAAMCAARRGDGDASYMTYEELRDLMRYLCKMDAARRENVRGLAKARADIIIGGGAIAEELMFLFGIERIEITPMGLREGLQADYHLSRGGMLSDVRKASVSTLARRCGCDLKHASAVQNYSVQIFDGAAAIGLHAMQRDMRDMLSCAAFLHDIGEIVNYNDHHILSQMMIENSDMVGFDTAELRDMGLMARFHHKKFPGPKDRNLRGLSPKESLEIRQCSLFLRMGDILDRHRTSSIEGITLENAGGTAMLRFTCSEDPSMEIWRMEKIKGDFERLFGLELVLVPDYDP; encoded by the coding sequence ATGGATCCGCAGAGCGATGAGACGGTCGGGTTCATAGACATAGGCACGAATTCCATCCACCTCTCGGTGGTCAGGTACTTCGGCGGGACCTCTGGGAAAGCGGTGTTCCAGGACAAGGAGATGATCCGCCTGGGGAAAGGGCTGTACTCGGATGGCCTCATCGGAAGGGACACCATCCGTAGGGCGGCCCTGATAGCGTCCAGGTTCTCAAGAGTCTCTAAAGGGATGGGCGCTGACGAGGTCATTGCCGTCGCCACCTGCGCCGCCCGCGAAGCCCCGGACGGAGGGGAACTGGCCAAGGCGATATCCCCTTACGCGGACGTCAGGATCATCCCCGGCGCCGAGGAGGCCAGGCTTATTTCCCTTGGGATATTCGGCTCGGACGGCCCCGAAGAAAGGTCTCTGGCCATCGACATAGGCGGCGGAAGCACCGAGGTCATCATAGCCGAGAAGGGCAGGAACCTCTTCATCGACAGCCTGAGCGTCGGGGCGGTCCGCTTCGCTTACGGGCTGGGCATAGACGTTTCCGGCACGGTCCAGGCCGAGGATTACGACCAGCTTCTCAGGGAGGTCGACGTCAGATCCTACCACGCTTTGGGCATGGTGAGGGAGACAGGCTATTCCAAAGCTTACGGGTCATCCGGCACGATGATCGCTCTGGCGGCCATGTGCGCCGCGAGAAGGGGCGACGGCGACGCCTCATACATGACCTACGAAGAACTCCGCGACCTGATGAGATATCTCTGCAAGATGGACGCCGCAAGAAGGGAGAACGTTCGCGGACTGGCCAAAGCCAGGGCGGACATAATAATCGGCGGCGGAGCCATCGCCGAGGAGCTCATGTTCCTTTTCGGGATCGAAAGGATAGAGATCACCCCCATGGGGCTGAGGGAGGGATTGCAGGCCGACTACCACCTGTCCAGAGGCGGTATGCTGTCGGACGTGCGCAAAGCTTCCGTATCCACACTGGCCCGCAGATGCGGATGCGATCTCAAGCATGCGTCGGCCGTCCAGAACTATTCCGTCCAGATCTTCGACGGCGCTGCTGCCATAGGTCTGCACGCGATGCAGCGCGACATGAGGGATATGCTGTCCTGCGCCGCGTTCCTGCACGATATTGGGGAGATAGTGAACTACAACGACCACCACATCCTCTCCCAGATGATGATCGAGAATTCTGATATGGTGGGGTTCGACACCGCCGAACTCAGGGACATGGGCCTGATGGCCAGATTCCACCACAAAAAATTCCCCGGCCCGAAAGACAGGAATCTCAGAGGACTGTCGCCAAAGGAATCCTTGGAGATCCGGCAGTGCTCCCTGTTCCTGCGTATGGGCGACATTTTGGACCGTCACCGGACATCGTCCATCGAAGGGATAACCCTGGAGAACGCGGGAGGGACGGCGATGCTGAGATTCACATGCTCAGAAGACCCTTCCATGGAGATTTGGCGCATGGAGAAAATAAAAGGAGATTTCGAGAGGCTTTTCGGTTTGGAACTGGTCTTGGTGCCGGATTATGATCCCTAA
- a CDS encoding radical SAM protein, with the protein MSSIDATLLDFDPSKGEWEGEYRISECKRALHPTDMPMIYDYGLDPYGGCEHGCVYCRSYRNSDQSQRRVVRVRPNIPERLSKELPAVRGARICIGQSSDGYQYAERRFLMTRRCLEVLRTSSNPVCVMTKSDLVARDSDILRETDTEVIMTITSLGRKESLMAEPGAPLPDARLKAMRELARDGVRTSAMVMPATAMLSGKEKELAEELSSSETEKVYLGGLQARQIDVEPFGKRGAIDSPQTLEKIADECSSRGLRVIRIA; encoded by the coding sequence ATGAGTTCTATCGATGCCACCCTCTTGGATTTCGACCCCAGCAAAGGCGAATGGGAGGGCGAATACAGGATTTCCGAATGCAAAAGGGCGCTCCACCCTACTGATATGCCGATGATTTACGATTACGGCCTGGACCCATACGGCGGATGCGAACACGGATGCGTCTATTGCCGCAGCTACAGAAACTCGGATCAATCGCAGCGGAGGGTCGTAAGGGTGCGCCCCAACATCCCTGAGAGACTGTCTAAAGAGCTCCCGGCCGTCCGCGGCGCCAGAATCTGCATAGGCCAGTCGTCAGACGGATACCAATATGCTGAGCGCAGATTCCTGATGACCCGCAGATGTCTGGAGGTGCTCCGGACCAGCAGCAACCCCGTATGCGTGATGACCAAATCCGATCTGGTCGCCAGAGATTCGGATATCCTGAGGGAGACCGATACCGAAGTGATCATGACGATAACATCCCTTGGCAGAAAGGAATCGCTGATGGCGGAACCCGGAGCCCCGCTTCCGGATGCCAGGCTGAAAGCGATGCGCGAACTCGCAAGGGATGGTGTGAGAACATCGGCGATGGTGATGCCAGCGACGGCGATGCTGTCAGGCAAGGAAAAAGAGCTTGCGGAGGAACTGTCATCCTCAGAAACGGAGAAGGTTTACCTGGGCGGTCTGCAGGCGCGCCAAATCGATGTGGAGCCGTTCGGAAAGAGGGGCGCGATCGATTCCCCGCAGACGCTCGAGAAAATCGCGGATGAATGCTCGTCTAGAGGGCTTCGCGTTATCCGCATTGCATGA
- a CDS encoding ATP-binding protein yields the protein MLLEFSVRNFGPFKDVATMSLVPSTSDEHPENALDSEASEQGVLGSAFVYGPNGSGRATLLDGLRAIKMILGGNVSPASFANPCVLGSGGPSEFSVMVAGRYFPYYYSVEVSDRGIESESLYQFATGRRSMVFVRSGNEFRFGKGAVKGHGTPSVESSFAYLPVAAELGDPACSETMAEIAKISFCDDSSPCDLVSDSELYTIVLRALRICDTGIVGFSDGVVTHECGGKTFSIPWEIESDSAKAILGIIPAVCEALQLGKTVVIKNMWGLHPRVIRWIVEQFSSERNPNSAQLIVSMYDTSAMDLKNLLRRDQIYVLDRGSGGSSRLTRVTDIGGIRKDADLQKAYFGWKLGGLPRISSSEQLLRR from the coding sequence ATGCTCCTAGAATTCTCCGTACGCAATTTCGGGCCTTTCAAAGACGTCGCTACGATGTCTTTGGTTCCTAGCACGTCAGATGAGCATCCGGAGAATGCGCTGGATTCGGAGGCATCTGAGCAAGGGGTTTTGGGCTCAGCCTTTGTATATGGGCCCAACGGGTCCGGAAGAGCCACGCTGTTGGACGGGCTCCGCGCTATAAAAATGATTTTGGGCGGGAACGTTTCGCCCGCATCCTTTGCAAACCCTTGTGTTCTGGGCTCAGGCGGACCCTCGGAATTCAGCGTCATGGTAGCGGGCCGCTATTTCCCGTACTACTATTCAGTGGAGGTTTCCGACCGCGGTATAGAATCGGAATCTCTTTACCAGTTTGCGACCGGCCGCCGTTCCATGGTGTTCGTGCGCTCGGGGAACGAATTCAGATTCGGGAAGGGAGCGGTAAAGGGCCACGGCACCCCATCGGTAGAAAGTTCCTTTGCCTATCTGCCAGTGGCCGCTGAATTGGGGGATCCAGCTTGCTCCGAGACAATGGCGGAGATTGCCAAGATAAGTTTTTGCGATGATAGTTCTCCGTGCGATTTGGTTTCTGACTCAGAATTATATACTATAGTCTTACGTGCTCTTCGCATCTGTGACACTGGTATCGTAGGTTTTTCTGACGGTGTTGTCACTCACGAATGCGGGGGAAAGACATTTTCCATCCCTTGGGAAATCGAGTCGGATAGCGCAAAGGCCATTCTCGGCATCATTCCGGCAGTCTGCGAAGCTCTGCAACTTGGAAAGACTGTAGTGATAAAAAATATGTGGGGCCTTCATCCGAGAGTGATCCGCTGGATAGTCGAGCAATTCTCTTCCGAACGCAATCCCAATTCGGCTCAGCTTATCGTTTCTATGTATGATACCTCCGCGATGGATCTGAAGAATCTGCTCAGACGCGATCAGATCTACGTTTTGGACCGTGGTTCCGGCGGATCCTCACGCTTGACGAGAGTAACCGATATCGGAGGAATCCGCAAAGATGCCGATTTACAGAAAGCGTACTTCGGCTGGAAATTGGGCGGGCTTCCAAGGATCAGCTCTTCGGAGCAGCTTCTGAGAAGATGA
- a CDS encoding TCP-1/cpn60 chaperonin family protein, producing the protein MYGNGNQPVIVLKEGTERSKDKEAQFNNISAAKAVADAVRSTLGPKGMDKMLVNTIGDVVITNDGVTILKEIDVQHPAAKMVVEVAKTQDTECGDGTTTSVILAGELLKQSEELIDANVHPTVITNGYKMASEKAVEILNEISVPANDNKILCRVAKTALTGKSVGEEENALACIVVKACKAVAENGKVDVKNIRIQKKIGGVIADTKLVEGVIIDKEKVHSRMPSHVENAKIALFSCPLEVKKTEFDAQIQITDPNSMRSFMDEEENSMREMVNKIKAVGANVVFCQKGVDELVQHYLAKNGILGYRRLKQSDLEAIAKATGANIVGNVMEITPEDLGTAGAVDEKQIGEEGMAFISECKNPKAITIFARGGTEHVLEEVERALNDAIRVVGVAIEDGKVVAGAGAPESELELRLLDYASSVGGREQLAIEKFAKAMEIIPWTLAENAGIDPIDAIIKLKNAHQKKDSNSAYYGIDLDEAEAVNMLAKNVVEPLRVKVQAINSAEEVANMILRIDDVIAARRSAPPAGGPGAGMPPGGMGGMPGM; encoded by the coding sequence ATGTACGGAAACGGAAACCAGCCCGTCATCGTCCTCAAAGAGGGGACCGAGAGGAGCAAGGACAAAGAAGCCCAGTTCAACAACATCTCCGCCGCCAAAGCCGTCGCCGACGCCGTCAGGTCGACCCTCGGCCCCAAAGGGATGGACAAGATGCTGGTCAACACCATCGGAGACGTCGTCATCACCAACGACGGAGTCACCATCCTGAAGGAGATCGATGTCCAGCACCCCGCCGCCAAGATGGTCGTCGAGGTCGCCAAGACCCAGGACACCGAGTGCGGAGACGGGACCACAACCTCCGTCATACTCGCCGGAGAGCTCCTCAAACAGTCCGAAGAGCTCATCGACGCCAACGTCCACCCCACCGTCATCACCAACGGGTACAAGATGGCCTCAGAGAAAGCCGTCGAGATCCTCAACGAAATCTCCGTCCCCGCCAACGACAACAAAATCCTCTGCCGCGTCGCCAAGACCGCCCTGACCGGAAAATCCGTCGGCGAAGAGGAGAATGCTCTGGCCTGCATCGTCGTCAAAGCCTGCAAAGCCGTCGCCGAGAACGGAAAGGTCGACGTCAAAAACATCCGCATCCAGAAGAAGATCGGAGGCGTCATCGCCGACACCAAATTGGTCGAGGGAGTCATCATCGACAAAGAGAAAGTCCACTCCAGGATGCCTTCCCACGTCGAGAACGCCAAAATCGCCCTTTTCTCCTGCCCTCTTGAGGTCAAGAAGACAGAGTTCGACGCTCAGATCCAGATCACCGACCCCAACTCCATGAGATCCTTCATGGACGAGGAAGAGAACAGCATGAGGGAAATGGTGAACAAAATCAAGGCAGTCGGAGCCAACGTCGTCTTCTGCCAGAAGGGTGTGGATGAGCTCGTCCAGCACTACCTCGCCAAGAACGGGATCCTCGGATACAGGAGGCTCAAGCAGAGTGACCTCGAGGCCATCGCCAAGGCCACCGGAGCCAACATCGTCGGAAACGTCATGGAGATCACCCCCGAAGATCTGGGAACCGCCGGCGCAGTCGACGAGAAGCAGATCGGAGAGGAGGGAATGGCTTTCATCTCCGAATGCAAGAACCCCAAGGCCATCACCATCTTCGCCCGCGGCGGAACCGAGCACGTGCTCGAGGAAGTCGAGAGGGCCCTGAACGATGCCATCCGCGTCGTCGGTGTCGCCATCGAAGACGGCAAAGTCGTCGCCGGAGCCGGAGCCCCCGAGAGCGAACTCGAGCTCAGGCTTCTGGATTACGCCTCGTCCGTCGGCGGAAGGGAGCAGCTGGCCATCGAGAAATTCGCCAAGGCCATGGAGATCATCCCCTGGACCCTCGCCGAGAACGCCGGTATCGATCCCATCGACGCCATCATAAAGCTGAAGAACGCCCACCAGAAGAAGGATTCCAACTCCGCTTACTACGGCATCGACCTCGATGAGGCTGAGGCCGTCAACATGCTCGCCAAGAACGTCGTCGAGCCCCTCAGAGTGAAGGTCCAGGCCATCAACTCCGCCGAGGAAGTCGCCAACATGATCCTCAGGATCGATGACGTCATCGCCGCGAGGAGATCCGCGCCTCCGGCGGGCGGCCCCGGAGCCGGAATGCCTCCAGGCGGAATGGGCGGAATGCCCGGCATGTGA
- the twy1 gene encoding 4-demethylwyosine synthase TYW1 — MDEAYRDLLIKQQYRLYKDHAAVKLCHWMKESMLHERHCYKQDFYGIQSHRCLQMTPAINECSHMCTFCWRIQEHDFEVKDWAEPKEMLDALIEHQRKLIWGFKGDPRCDPKMFEEARSPNQVAISLAGEPITYPYLSEFIAECHRRKMTTFMVTNGTYPDRLEALDTLPMQTYVTVAAPNEEIYKKVCRPKASGGWDKLMRTLELLPSLDTRTVIRHTLVKGENMGWIDDYARLDRIADPNLVEPKGYVFVGGSRNRLTMACMPSFSEIKEFSADLGAKIGMEIIKERSDSRVVLLGHSGEETDVRKIYGWPTES, encoded by the coding sequence ATGGACGAAGCGTACAGGGACCTTCTCATAAAGCAGCAATACCGCCTTTACAAAGACCACGCCGCGGTGAAGCTCTGCCATTGGATGAAAGAGAGCATGCTCCACGAGAGGCACTGCTACAAGCAGGATTTCTACGGCATTCAAAGCCATCGCTGCCTCCAGATGACACCGGCGATCAACGAGTGCAGCCATATGTGCACGTTCTGCTGGAGGATCCAGGAGCACGACTTCGAGGTCAAGGATTGGGCGGAGCCGAAAGAGATGCTGGACGCGCTCATAGAGCACCAGAGGAAGCTCATCTGGGGGTTCAAAGGGGACCCCAGATGCGATCCCAAGATGTTCGAGGAGGCCCGCAGCCCCAACCAGGTGGCCATCTCGCTGGCAGGGGAGCCAATCACATACCCGTATCTTTCCGAGTTCATAGCCGAATGCCACAGGCGGAAAATGACCACATTCATGGTAACCAACGGGACCTATCCGGACAGGCTGGAGGCGTTGGATACCCTGCCTATGCAGACGTACGTCACGGTGGCGGCTCCCAACGAGGAGATCTATAAGAAAGTCTGCAGGCCCAAGGCGAGCGGCGGGTGGGACAAGCTGATGAGGACGTTGGAATTGCTTCCGTCGCTGGATACCAGGACGGTCATCAGGCACACTTTGGTGAAGGGCGAGAATATGGGCTGGATCGACGATTACGCCCGCCTCGACCGCATCGCGGACCCCAATCTCGTGGAGCCCAAGGGCTACGTATTCGTCGGGGGGTCCAGAAACAGGCTCACGATGGCCTGCATGCCGTCTTTCTCGGAGATCAAGGAATTCTCGGCCGATCTGGGCGCTAAAATCGGGATGGAAATCATCAAGGAGCGCTCCGACAGCCGCGTTGTCCTTCTGGGGCATTCCGGCGAGGAGACCGACGTCAGAAAGATCTATGGCTGGCCAACCGAGTCTTAA
- a CDS encoding replication factor C large subunit, with translation MIGNPSAVNSLRQWAKQWETGIPKFRAVVLMGSPGIGKTTSALALAEEMGWDVVEMNASDQRTGKDIEQIALRGSQFNTFGEDGSYMPVSEGKRKLIILDEADNFFGNSDRGALSSVNDLIKSTKQPVILIVNDFYELSRKSSAIKNGTLQITFKRSTASSMAKALGKIAEAEGIKVEPAAMENIVANASGDMRAAIRNLQSLALGADTVTEEMSLGLSQRDSRKDMYDLMTAIFRRNDPGAARRVMLDVDAEPKDVEIWVDENLPFEYPDTGDLVRGYEALTRADLYLSRVVRRQYYRFWSYAGDMMSMGVANARMTDRGSRERIRFPMYLSKMSKSKSVRAMKKAVVQKIAVTYHTSTKRAASDMLPYIKAIMANDPEIRVPLAEALGLEPEEMAFLMDAKADSSAIKSMFKEVAERAESRRISSQMAKPSETPKQPAFVAPPAETKPPAPAVDLSPKAAKKKPEPEADPPKKSQRSIFDF, from the coding sequence GTGATCGGAAATCCCTCTGCGGTCAATTCTCTGAGGCAATGGGCGAAGCAGTGGGAAACAGGCATTCCCAAATTCCGTGCGGTAGTCCTGATGGGATCGCCGGGGATAGGGAAGACCACCTCGGCTTTGGCTCTCGCGGAGGAGATGGGCTGGGATGTCGTGGAGATGAACGCCTCCGACCAGCGCACCGGGAAAGACATAGAGCAGATAGCTCTGCGCGGCTCCCAATTCAACACCTTCGGCGAGGACGGCAGCTATATGCCAGTTTCCGAGGGCAAAAGGAAGCTCATAATATTGGACGAAGCCGACAATTTCTTCGGGAACTCTGATAGGGGGGCTTTGTCTTCAGTCAACGATCTCATCAAGTCGACCAAGCAGCCGGTCATCCTCATCGTCAACGATTTCTACGAGCTCAGCAGAAAGAGCAGCGCAATCAAGAACGGGACGCTTCAGATTACGTTCAAGAGATCTACAGCTTCGTCCATGGCGAAGGCTCTCGGAAAAATTGCGGAAGCCGAAGGCATCAAGGTGGAGCCGGCCGCAATGGAGAATATCGTGGCCAACGCCTCAGGTGACATGCGCGCGGCGATCAGAAACCTGCAGTCCCTTGCGTTGGGCGCGGATACCGTGACAGAGGAGATGTCGTTGGGCCTTTCCCAGCGCGACTCCCGCAAGGATATGTACGACCTAATGACAGCCATATTCCGCAGGAACGATCCAGGAGCTGCCCGCAGAGTCATGCTGGATGTCGATGCCGAGCCTAAAGACGTGGAGATCTGGGTCGATGAGAATCTACCTTTCGAGTATCCCGATACCGGCGATCTCGTCCGCGGATATGAGGCTCTGACACGCGCAGACCTGTATCTTTCCAGGGTCGTAAGGCGCCAATACTACCGCTTCTGGTCCTATGCCGGGGATATGATGAGCATGGGGGTAGCCAACGCCAGGATGACGGACAGAGGCTCCAGGGAAAGGATACGCTTCCCGATGTATCTCTCCAAGATGTCGAAGTCCAAGTCCGTCCGTGCGATGAAGAAGGCCGTAGTCCAAAAGATTGCGGTGACTTACCATACCTCCACGAAGCGCGCCGCGTCGGATATGCTCCCATACATCAAGGCGATCATGGCGAACGACCCAGAGATCAGAGTCCCGCTGGCTGAGGCTTTGGGGCTGGAACCAGAGGAGATGGCTTTCCTGATGGATGCGAAGGCGGATTCCTCGGCCATAAAAAGCATGTTCAAGGAGGTCGCGGAGAGGGCCGAGTCAAGGAGGATATCGTCGCAGATGGCGAAACCATCCGAGACCCCCAAACAACCTGCGTTCGTCGCGCCTCCCGCTGAGACGAAGCCGCCTGCTCCGGCTGTGGATCTTTCCCCTAAGGCAGCGAAGAAGAAGCCCGAACCGGAGGCCGACCCGCCCAAAAAGAGCCAGCGCTCAATCTTCGATTTCTGA
- a CDS encoding ATP-binding cassette domain-containing protein has protein sequence MESALELENVSVRRDGKYILKNVTMTIRKGENVAVIGPNGSGKTTLIKLLRGDILPYYDEDKPGRIRIFGRDRWNIFDIRGKMGVVSMDLQNRFRPDTTSFEVICSGFFSSMDIFRNMQVTPEMASAARSAAVMMGVEDVLDRAIENLSLGEMRRVLIARAMATSPDLLVLDEPMTGLDIVMKSKFRAMFDILMARGVSIAMITHDLTDIPESMGRIIMIKDGEVFCDGRKEDLLTDA, from the coding sequence ATGGAATCCGCGCTGGAGCTTGAGAACGTTTCCGTGAGAAGGGACGGCAAGTACATACTCAAAAACGTGACCATGACCATCCGCAAAGGCGAGAATGTCGCGGTCATCGGCCCCAACGGTTCCGGAAAGACGACATTGATCAAGCTTCTCCGCGGGGACATACTCCCGTACTATGACGAGGACAAACCAGGCAGAATAAGGATATTCGGCAGGGACCGCTGGAATATCTTCGATATACGCGGCAAGATGGGCGTGGTGTCAATGGATCTTCAGAACAGATTCCGTCCGGACACAACTTCGTTCGAGGTCATCTGCTCAGGGTTCTTCAGCAGCATGGATATCTTCCGCAACATGCAGGTCACCCCGGAGATGGCTTCGGCTGCCAGGTCGGCGGCGGTGATGATGGGCGTGGAGGACGTTCTGGACAGGGCAATCGAGAACCTGTCTTTGGGAGAGATGAGGCGCGTCCTGATCGCCAGGGCAATGGCCACTTCGCCAGACCTTCTTGTGCTGGATGAGCCCATGACCGGCCTTGACATCGTGATGAAATCGAAGTTCCGCGCGATGTTCGACATCCTCATGGCCAGAGGGGTTAGCATAGCGATGATCACCCATGACCTTACCGACATCCCAGAATCCATGGGCCGCATCATAATGATCAAAGACGGCGAGGTCTTCTGCGACGGAAGGAAAGAAGATCTCCTCACCGACGCTTAG